The Plasmodium knowlesi strain H genome assembly, chromosome: 4 genome window below encodes:
- a CDS encoding GTPase Era, putative: MLKCAGCLFGPLNGKPKCAPHFSARNFSILERYIRAKPLSHELKIKEAKNEGINGEGARNGEARKANEKGASTYYPPNITRGVIPKSAYMNTWKLPDQPANPKYLKIALIGAPNAGKSSLLNSILNKTISAVSPKINTTRQDIKGIYTKDNVQLIFIDSPGIVPSHKKKKFCKELVSYAWKGYEEADLILFVADTVKRPTHDVFNIVRMLAPKNVEAYNSESEDEGETQQYSFNHPSEDNDQEEHFEWKGEPQNDLSNGSTSEKLYENSQKNVQKFVDYFSTAMEKEAKYRDKSVKENLLKNRKKIIQSYNSGVDSKNTTKSEGEQQKLVPPVILVLNKVDLCTNNKWANARAKEFMSNGNFDNIFFISAKYNKGIEELLDYITKFKAKNQFWVYPKDSNTTLTKVQVVEQLINTYLYCWFNKDVPYKVKHNMLSWCVNLDNSLIIEYQIVVKSQKVAKMICGVHNKLIINMRRNVSYKLTQLWGQNVYVHIHVKSVST, encoded by the coding sequence atgctgAAATGTGCCGGGTGCCTATTTGGCCCACTAAATGGGAAGCCCAAATGTGCCCCACATTTCAGTGCCAGgaatttctccattttggaaaGATACATAAGGGCGAAGCCGCTGTCGCACGAGTTGAAAATTAAGGAGGCGAAAAATGAAGGGATCAATGGTGAAGGAGCCAGAAATGGAGAGGCAAGAAAAGCCAATGAAAAAGGGGCAAGCACATATTACCCCCCAAACATAACCAGAGGAGTTATACCGAAAAGTGCCTACATGAATACGTGGAAGTTACCAGATCAGCCCGCAAATCCGAAATATCTAAAAATAGCACTAATTGGGGCTCCCAATGCGGGGAAAAGCTCTCTCCTAAATTCCATTTTGAATAAAACGATTTCAGCAGTTTCGCCAAAAATTAATACTACCAGGCAAGACATAAAAGGTATATACACAAAAGACAACGTTCAGCTAATTTTTATCGATTCGCCTGGTATTGTCccatcacataaaaaaaaaaagttttgtaAAGAATTAGTGAGTTATGCATGGAAGGGGTATGAGGAAGCAGATTTGATTTTATTTGTCGCGGACACTGTGAAGAGGCCAACACACGACGTGTTCAACATAGTACGAATGCTAGCACCCAAAAACGTAGAAGCATACAACAGTGAGAGCGAAGACGAGGGGGAAACACAGCAATACAGCTTTAATCACCCCAGTGAAGACAATGATCAGGAGGAACATTTCGAATGGAAGGGAGAACCGCAAAACGATTTGAGTAACGGCTCCACCAGCGAAAAACTTTACGAAAATTCCCAAAagaatgtgcaaaaatttgtagattatttttccaccgcaatggaaaaggaagccAAGTATAGGGACAAAAGTGTCAAAGAAAACTTACttaaaaacaggaaaaaaattattcaatcATACAACAGTGGTGTAGATAGTAAGAACACGACGAAAAGTGAAGGGGAACAGCAAAAGTTGGTCCCACCCGTGATACTCGTCCTAAACAAAGTAGACTTATGCACAAACAATAAATGGGCCAATGCGCGGGCGAAGGAATTTATGAGCAACGGAAATTTTGacaacatattttttatttccgcaAAATATAACAAAGGTATTGAGGAATTACTGGATTATATAACCAAGTTTAAGGCTAAAAATCAATTTTGGGTATACCCCAAGGACTCCAATACAACATTGACCAAAGTACAAGTCGTTGAACAGCTGATTAACACCTATTTGTATTGCTGGTTTAATAAGGACGTCCCTTACAAAGTCAAGCACAACATGCTGTCATGGTGTGTGAATTTGGACAATTCCCTCATAATTGAATATCAAATTGTTGTGAAAAGCCAAAAGGTTGCTAAAATGATTTGCGGAGTTCACAATAAACTTATAATTAACATGCGAAGAAATGTGTCTTACAAGTTGACGCAGCTGTGGGGCCAGAATGTATACGTGCATATCCACGTGAAGTCGGTTAGCACTTAA
- a CDS encoding ataxin-2 like protein, putative: MKKATQGKSPEAHRSVNQERLAYVMCCLVGKEVNVYMKDGNEVKGLFHAYNYGNKGENNTGDISLNYARVEPKKDRVSGPINKAMIIPENLYNVIVAKNMKLDLKDPDGVQNVKGKFQIDTDISEKKKKYNYNSANRELKRWVCEGSLYDENKLTLDDNMKEPWDQFEHNRKLYGVTTTYKEELYTTNLDVNKIPQHVKMHADKIAKELENRGMHLDPEDAERDNKELDEEDLFGAVRQSKDKFGKFFKGKREEGKSSHPQGRFNQFALRDLKEKIQSVKMENEKKYPTNKQKKINFTISASGEDVESSEKNNDSSKKEDGKGAEFIGINALNLEPALPRLDEKTRTEWIMFKNNARNKIANKKDKSTEKQEFITAAKEFNEKLANKMSTHTQESKNEQNFEQVELENPQSELQTTESNITENINNDNVGETDENIAPENENTIVKSNTVSLSNSSLRPYDAYVLNFNNLSNLNNFNNPSSLSNITNQNSIGNLNDLNEFNSAKQFNMKHGMIGHNVEYRPMVTQVPSTPTQIYPTSDLYLRKNVGTRPIYPNVDMLLNKFHNSVNHHHKYPSYRKYQKEFHPFPTRTLAPKKQFDSLMNNTLRNSKMEDCVKTPIHFRNNKQYSYKNVFGEPPMGAPVHIYKEANHFPRNIPVQPNVPGILVNVPVIPVVHPTVNGPFIDNHPQYYTPYVRAHYPNYSIPPNANGAYYYNVPVSNVDTNYSPNKNMNMFASANPHVTNLHVQSAQVSNMHVQAPQVPNLHAQDSHINIPVATYIPPTLNYGVNSSNPLNMSNNSTVPNPNINMPPYPPEYVVMNTPKYPNTQTVPMPVYPQYQYQNYYPPSSPHGMKNS; the protein is encoded by the exons ATGAAGAAAGCGACACAGGGGAAATCGCCCGAGGCGCACCGGAGCGTCAACCAAGAGAGGTTGGCCTACGTAATGTGCTGTCTCGTGGGGAAGGAAGTGAACGTTTATATGAAGGATGGAAATGAAGTTAAAGGATTATTTCACGCGTATAATTATGGAaataagggagaaaataacaCAGGTGATATTTCGTTAAATTACGCTAGGGTTGAGCCAAAGAAAGACCGAGTAAGCGGTCCAATAAATAAAGCAATGATCATTCCAGAAAATTTGTACAACGTAATTGttgcgaaaaatatgaaactGGATTTAAAAGACCCAGATGGAGTACAAAATGTCAAGGGGAAATTTCAAATTGATACAGAtatttcggaaaaaaaaaaaaaatataattataataGTGCCAATAGAGAATTAAAGAGATGGGTATGTGAAGGATCATTGTacgatgaaaataaattaacgtTAGACGATAACATGAAAGAACCATGGGATCAATTCGAACACAACAGGAAGTTGTATGGGGTAACAACTACGTATAAGGAAGAATTATACACCACAAACCTAGATGTGAACAAGATTCCGCAACATGTAAAAATGCACGCGGATAAAATTGCCAAGGAGTTAGAAAACAGAGGAATGCACCTCGACCCAGAGGATGCAGAAAGAGACAATAAAGAATTGGACGAAGAAGATTTGTTCGGAGCCGTTAGACAAAGTAAGGATAAGTTCGGAAAATTCTTCAAAGgcaaaagggaggaaggaaaaagcagCCACCCGCAGGGCAGGTTTAACCAATTCGCCCTCAGGGacttgaaggagaaaatacaatcagtcaaaatggaaaacgagaaaaaatatccaa CTAACaagcagaagaaaataaatttcaccATATCGGCAAGCGGGGAAGACGTTGAAAGCAGCGAGAAAAACAATGATTcatcaaaaaaggaagacggAAAAGGCGCGGAGTTTATT GGAATCAATGCCCTAAATTTAGAACCAGCGTTGCCAAGACTGGATGAAAAAACCAGAACTGAATGGATCATGTTCAAGAACAATgcaagaaataaaattgccaACAAGAAGGACAAATCAACGGAGAAACAAGAATTTATAACAGCAGCAAAGGAgtttaatgaaaaattagccaa CAAAATGAGTACACACACGCAGGAATCGAAGAATGAACAGAACTTTGAGCAGGTGGAGCTCGAAAACCCGCAGTCTGAGCTGCAGACAACTGAATCAAATATTACAG AGAACATCAACAATGACAACGTGGGCGAGACAG ATGAGAATATAGCTcccgaaaatgaaaacacgATAGTAAAGAGCAACACTGTGAGTTTGAGCAACTCCAGCTTGCGCCCGTACGATGCCTACGTTTTAAACTTTAACAACCTTAGTAACCTAAACAATTTTAACAACCCGAGTAGCCTGAGCAACATTACCAACCAGAACAGCATTGGCAATCTGAATGACCTGAATGAGTTTAACAGTGCCAAACAATTTAACATGAAGCATGGCATGATTGGCCACAACGTGG AGTACCGCCCCATGGTCACCCAAGTACCGAGCACGCCAACTCAGATATACCCTACTTCCGATTTGTATCTGCGAAAAAATGTAGGAACGAGACCCATATAT CCAAATGTTGACATGCTGCTGAACAAGTTTCATAACAGTGTCAACCACCACCACAAGTACCCATCGTATAGGAAGTACCAGAAGGAGTTTCATCCCTTTCCAACT CGAACTTTGGCGCCGAAGAAACAATTCGATTCCCTTATGAACAACACCCTGAGGAACTCCAAAATGGAAGACTGTGTAAAAACCCCCATCCACTTCAGAAACAACAAGCAGTATAGTTACAAAAACGTTTTCGGAGAACCTCCCATGGGTGCACCtgtgcacatatacaaaGAGGCAAATCATTTTCCCAGAAACATACCCGTGCAGCCGAACGTGCCAGGCATTTTGGTAAATGTCCCTGTAATACCTGTTGTTCACCCAACAGTTAATGGACCATTTATAGATAACCACCCCCAATATTATACCCCGTATGTCAGAGCACACTACCCGAATTATTCAATTCCTCCGAATGCAAATGGTGCATATTACTATAACGTTCCCGTATCCAATGTGGACACTAATTATTCTCCGAATAAAAACATGAATATGTTTGCATCGGCAAATCCACATGTTACAAATTTGCATGTGCAATCTGCACAAGTATCAAACATGCACGTACAGGCTCCGCAGGTGCCAAATTTGCATGCACAAGATTCACACATTAACATTCCCGTAGCGACATATATCCCCCCAACTCTGAACTACGGTGTTAACAGCAGCAACCCTCTGAACATGTCGAATAATTCCACTGTACCAAACCCAAACATTAATATGCCTCCGTACCCCCCAGAATATGTTGTTATGAATACCCCGAAATATCCGAACACACAGACAGTACCTATGCCCGTTTATCCACAGTACCAGTACCAAAATTATTATCCACCTTCATCGCCCCATGGGATGAAGAACTCATAA